In a genomic window of Allomeiothermus silvanus DSM 9946:
- a CDS encoding integrase core domain-containing protein, giving the protein MQFTTVGREIWRGARQAQRLAEANASDPEVQERLRKLRLVKALRESKKSWKEIQDLVGISRATYHRWQKALKEKGLAGLKPRSRRPKHLRTKVHWTPGLLIRIETLRKENPTWGRWSIWLTLRKEGFQMSERTVGRILAYLEKHRRIESVAGYLARTQRGKLKRRVNRPYAKRKPRGYEARAPGDLVQVDTLTLTLGPGSMVKHFSAIDLHSRFVLAEVHSRATAKLSEGFLSLLLARAPFPIRAIQVDGGSEFMAEFEEACCALGIALFVLPPRSPKLNGHVERMQRTFKEEFYTRPLPTPLSELQAELDTYLDYYNRRRPHMALGGLAPLEFLAKMQEESVPQRVSNVLTDYIPLISPLDSVNSQADARWQCLLPKGGVRKIRPPRED; this is encoded by the coding sequence GTGCAGTTTACCACCGTTGGCCGAGAGATATGGAGAGGCGCTAGACAAGCACAGAGGCTGGCCGAGGCCAACGCAAGCGACCCAGAGGTCCAGGAACGTCTGCGCAAGCTCCGACTGGTCAAAGCCCTGCGTGAAAGTAAAAAGAGCTGGAAGGAGATCCAGGACCTGGTCGGGATCAGCCGGGCCACCTACCACCGCTGGCAAAAAGCCCTAAAAGAAAAGGGCCTGGCTGGACTCAAACCCCGCTCCCGCCGCCCTAAGCACCTGCGCACAAAGGTCCACTGGACCCCAGGGCTGCTCATTAGAATAGAAACTCTCCGCAAGGAAAACCCCACCTGGGGACGCTGGTCCATCTGGCTTACCCTCCGCAAGGAGGGTTTCCAGATGAGCGAACGCACGGTGGGGCGCATCCTGGCCTACCTGGAGAAGCACCGACGTATCGAGAGCGTGGCCGGCTACCTGGCCCGGACTCAAAGAGGGAAGCTAAAGCGAAGGGTAAACCGGCCCTACGCCAAAAGGAAGCCCCGAGGATACGAGGCCAGGGCTCCTGGGGACCTGGTCCAGGTGGACACCCTCACCCTGACCTTAGGACCGGGAAGCATGGTCAAGCACTTCTCGGCGATTGACCTCCATAGCCGGTTTGTCCTGGCGGAGGTGCACAGCCGGGCCACGGCTAAGCTTTCTGAGGGGTTCTTGTCCTTGCTTCTGGCCAGGGCCCCTTTTCCCATCCGGGCCATCCAGGTGGATGGGGGCAGCGAGTTCATGGCCGAGTTTGAGGAGGCCTGCTGTGCTCTGGGGATTGCCTTGTTTGTGCTACCGCCGAGGAGTCCTAAACTCAATGGTCACGTGGAGCGGATGCAGCGGACCTTCAAGGAGGAGTTCTACACCCGGCCTTTGCCCACCCCGCTCAGCGAGCTGCAGGCAGAGCTGGATACCTACCTGGACTACTACAACCGCCGAAGGCCTCACATGGCCCTGGGGGGTCTTGCTCCGCTGGAGTTTTTGGCTAAGATGCAAGAGGAGTCGGTTCCTCAAAGAGTCTCAAATGTGTTGACCGATTACATCCCATTGATTTCACCCCTAGATTCGGTAAACTCTCAGGCGGACGCTAGGTGGCAGTGTCTGCTACCGAAGGGGGGAGTCCGGAAGATTCGCCCACCCCGCGAAGACTGA
- a CDS encoding MFS transporter → MQRARPAGILRYFGFSAYWFGFNFHWTLILLFLMPADILRFVGQERQGTYLGWLAGTLALIPLVLPPFLGAWSDRIGKRKSFMVWGTAINILGLAIMFFAPGYWVYAAGYVLVQLGNNVASTPYAALIPDTVAQGEKGTASGVLGFFQLSSQVAGGISPILLQGSREGQYLAIVLVLLFMTLTTLQSVPEPQIKREVKPLNLRVFLLPEYRDFRWVFLTRALVESGRFAIQPFLFYYLRDVVKTFPLGPLRLALADQALGIILLLLSLAGAVTAIVGGVLSDRIGKKRIVFLAGGIMASAAVGFALTQSYALAVLIGLVFGLGYGAYISVDWALATSVLPDPSKHARDMGIWHMALVFPQLFQGLFGQILDAGNRASPGGGYPILFAIAVIFFVLGTVFVSRVRGVR, encoded by the coding sequence ATGCAACGTGCCCGTCCTGCCGGTATCTTGCGCTACTTTGGCTTCTCGGCTTACTGGTTCGGGTTCAACTTCCACTGGACGTTGATCTTGCTATTCCTCATGCCTGCCGACATTTTGCGGTTTGTTGGGCAGGAACGACAGGGAACCTATCTGGGCTGGTTAGCGGGAACGCTGGCCCTGATCCCCCTGGTGCTCCCTCCCTTCTTGGGTGCTTGGTCAGACCGCATAGGGAAGCGGAAGTCGTTCATGGTATGGGGTACAGCAATCAATATTCTAGGTTTAGCGATCATGTTTTTTGCCCCTGGGTACTGGGTTTACGCTGCAGGTTATGTGTTGGTGCAACTGGGAAATAACGTAGCCTCCACCCCCTATGCGGCGCTGATTCCCGACACCGTTGCGCAGGGTGAAAAAGGTACCGCCAGCGGGGTCTTGGGTTTTTTTCAGCTCTCCAGCCAGGTCGCAGGAGGTATCTCCCCGATTCTCTTGCAAGGAAGCCGTGAGGGGCAGTACCTGGCCATCGTTTTGGTGCTGCTGTTTATGACCCTGACTACCCTGCAAAGTGTGCCAGAGCCGCAGATCAAACGCGAGGTAAAGCCCTTGAACCTGCGGGTTTTTCTGCTTCCGGAGTACCGGGACTTTCGCTGGGTGTTCCTCACTCGAGCCCTGGTAGAGTCGGGGCGTTTTGCCATCCAGCCCTTCCTTTTTTACTACCTGCGGGACGTGGTCAAAACCTTTCCGCTCGGCCCGCTCCGGCTGGCCCTGGCCGATCAGGCCTTGGGGATCATCCTGTTGCTTCTTTCCCTTGCAGGGGCCGTCACTGCAATCGTCGGGGGGGTGCTCTCGGACCGGATCGGGAAAAAACGCATCGTTTTCCTTGCCGGGGGCATCATGGCCTCGGCGGCGGTGGGGTTTGCTCTGACCCAAAGCTATGCGCTGGCCGTGTTGATCGGGCTGGTTTTCGGCCTCGGTTATGGGGCTTATATCAGCGTGGACTGGGCCCTCGCCACCTCGGTGCTCCCCGACCCCAGCAAGCACGCCCGCGACATGGGAATCTGGCACATGGCCTTGGTGTTTCCCCAACTCTTTCAGGGGCTCTTTGGCCAGATCCTCGACGCGGGAAACCGGGCCAGCCCGGGTGGTGGCTACCCGATCCTGTTCGCCATCGCGGTGATTTTTTTCGTGCTGGGGACGGTATTCGTCTCGAGGGTCCGGGGGGTTCGCTAG